The Streptomyces sp. NBC_00659 genomic interval GTGCCGTGTGCCGGGGCTGTGGACAACCGCGGGCCCCGGGGAGACGCAGGCGCCCGATACGACTGCGAGCGGCTCGTGTCGGGCTCAGGGCACGGCCCTCCGGCGCGCCCCTCACCCGGCTGGCCCTTTCGGCACGATCCCGTGGACAGCGCCGCCCGAGCCGCACTCGGCCTCATGCACATCTACCGCAACACGCGTGCGGACCAGGGCGGTAGCGCGATCTCCTCGTGTCATATTCGGGAAGCTGGCGTCGATTAGACATGTGGCATCCGGGTACCAATCGGATGGACGACACTAGTAAGACAATCGGCATGACGCTAGCGGTCGAGTAGGGTATGGCTCTCCGAGCCATGCCACTTCGCCGCCTCCTCATTGCCGCACGTCGACTCGCGCCGTCACCATTCGAAGGAGCACCATGCCCACCGCTTTGGACCCCAGCCTGAACCGCCGCAAGCTGCGCCTCGCCCTGAGGAGCGCTCGCGACAAGGCCGGGCTGACCCAGCGAGACGCCGCAGAGGCGCTGGAGTGGTCACTTTCCAAAGTCATCCGCATCGAGGCGGGCACCGTGAGCCTCTCGGTGACGGACCTCCGCGCCATGCTCCGGGAGTACGGCGTGACGGCGCCGGAAGCCGTTTCCGAACTGGAGGAAGCCGCTCGCGGAAGCAAGGGGCAGTCGTGGTGGTCGGAGTACAGCGACGTCATGACCCCGGTCTTCGCCCAGTTCCTGGGCTACGAGAGTGCCGCCACCCTGATCCGCGCCTATCACCCGAGCCTGATTCCGGGCCTCCTCCAGACGACGGACTACGCGAACGCTCTCTTCGAAGCGAGCCCGATGGACACCAGGCGCCTGCAGCGCACCCTCGACATGAGGCTCGCCCGTCAGGAGCGTGTTCTGCAGGAAGGCGGTCCGAAGGTCGAGGTGGTCCTCGACGAGGCGGCCTTGCGCCGTCAGATCGGCGGTCCCGCGACGATGCGCCAGCAGGTGTCCCACATCAGGGAAATCGCCTCGGGGGAACAGGTGAGCGCCCACATCCTGCCCTTCACCGCCGGGGCCCACGACAGTCTGGAGAGCAGCTTCTTCCTCCTCAGCTTCCAGGACGAGGAGGACGCGCTCTACCTCGTCGGCCCTGGAGGAACCCTCACCAACCGGGATGACCGGGAGATCATCGCCCGGTACCAGGAATGCTACGAGGACCTGCGAGGCAAGGCGCTGTCGGAGACCGACACGCTCGCGCTTCTCGATGAACTCATCGAGTTCCACCACGCCCGGGGCTAGGCCACATTCACGCAGGGGGAAGGACGCCGTGAACGCCGACAGGAAGGGCAGAAAGGGCCGCGACTCGCACCCCTGCCCAAGATGTCCGGCCGACGGCTCTCAGCGGCCCCCCGAAAGCACTGCCGTCCCCGACCCCACGTACAACGCATTGGTGCAGCAGGGGATTTCCAGCAACGCGGCGTCCTCCCGCCTCCGCCAGATCAAGGATTCCGAGACCACCAACAGGATCAGACAGCGGGAAGCCCACATCGACGGTCTGATACGCGTCTTCCGCAATGTCGCCGCTGTGGCCGTGTTCGCCGTGGTGACCTTGACGGTGGTGGCCTACGCGGGCATGAAGGCCGGGATCCCTCCGGAAGCCTGTATCGCCGGCGGTGTCACCAGCGCGACGCTCCTGGTCAGGGCCTTCACCAAGATTTTCGATGCGGTGCGTTCCTCACTGCCGGCCGCACCAGAAGACCGACCGTCCAACGGCGAGCCGTAGCGGCGTCGGTGACCCACCACCAGGCAGCCGCCATCGTGGCGACCAGCAGGACAGCCACCCACACGATGATGCGGGCGACGAACCCGGCGGCCAGGAGTGACACGGCCGCTCCCGCCGCGGTGGCGGACATTCCCGTGAGCAGGCAGTAGAGGCCGAACCCCCTGCGGTCCGGCGGACAGGTCTTGCGCTGTTGGCCGTTCATTTTCACGTCCGGCTGTCTCGCCATCACTTCCTGACCGGCTCGGATCTCCCGTCCGACACCACATGCCGCACTATCGCGTGCCACGCCTGTGGGGTGAACGACAGTATCCCAACGCCGGACAGCTTGGAGTCACGCACCAGAACCTGCGCGCCGGTGAAGGCGACCTCGCAGCATGTACCAGCTTCTGTGCCGCTGTAGCTGCTCTTCCGCCATGTGAACGTGCTCCCACCACGACGCAACGCTACCCCCCTCTCACTGCTCAAGGCGCGTTCCCGGTCGGTCGATGGTGCACGACGCAGCGCACCAGGCACCAGGACACGGCATGACAGGACGTCATACCGTGCGAAGGATGGATACCCTCTGCGGCCCCCGGGAGAACGCGCTTCACGGGATGGCTTGAAGTCGGGGGCCGTACGAACGGGCCGGCGCCGAGGAGTCCTGGGAGACTCCTCGGCGCCGGCCCGTCCACCGCGACCCCCGTACGCGGTGGTCCGTTCGACCGCCTGCCGACCGGACAAGTCCTAGTCGGTGGCGATCGCGTTCAGTACGTTCATCCGGCCCGCCCGGAACGCCGGGATCAGGGCGGCGAACAGGCCCACGAAGGCCGATCCGACGAAGACCCCGATGATGGTCGGCCAGGGGATCTCCAGGACCTTCAGTCCCTCCAGGGCGAGGAGCTGCTGGGCGGTGGCGCCCCAGCCCATGCCCAGGCCGAGGCCGAGCAGCGCGCCGAAGAGGGCGATGACCACCGACTCCATCCGGATCATGCGGCGCAGCTGGCGGCGCGAGAGGCCGATGGCCCGCATCAGACCGATCTCCCTGGTGCGCTCGACCACCGACAGGGCGAGGGTGTTCACCACACCCAGGACCGCGACGATGATCGCGAGGGCCAGCAGGCCGTAGATCAGGTTCAGCATCTGCCCGATCTGGTCCTTCATGGCCTGCTTGTAGTCGGTCTGGTCGCGTACCTGGTACTGCGGGTAGTCGTGCAGGGAGGACTTCAGGGCCTTGTACGCGCTGTCCTGCTGTCCGTCCTTGGCCGAGGCGAAGACCAGCTCGTCCAGCGGCATCTTGTCGGCCGGCACGTACTTGGCGAGCGTGGCGGTGGAGATGTACTTGGAGCCCTTGTCGATGACGGCGTCGCTGCTGGTGATGGCGCGGACCGTCAGGTTCGCGGTGGCGCCGTCCTTGAAGGCGACCTTGATCTTCGACCCGAGGTGGATGCCGTGATCCTTGGCGAACTTGTCGTGCACGGACATCGAGTCCGGCAGGTAGGCGTCCTTGAGGTCGCCGGCGACGGTCTTGGTCC includes:
- a CDS encoding helix-turn-helix domain-containing protein, which encodes MPTALDPSLNRRKLRLALRSARDKAGLTQRDAAEALEWSLSKVIRIEAGTVSLSVTDLRAMLREYGVTAPEAVSELEEAARGSKGQSWWSEYSDVMTPVFAQFLGYESAATLIRAYHPSLIPGLLQTTDYANALFEASPMDTRRLQRTLDMRLARQERVLQEGGPKVEVVLDEAALRRQIGGPATMRQQVSHIREIASGEQVSAHILPFTAGAHDSLESSFFLLSFQDEEDALYLVGPGGTLTNRDDREIIARYQECYEDLRGKALSETDTLALLDELIEFHHARG
- a CDS encoding DUF397 domain-containing protein, giving the protein MPGALRRAPSTDRERALSSERGVALRRGGSTFTWRKSSYSGTEAGTCCEVAFTGAQVLVRDSKLSGVGILSFTPQAWHAIVRHVVSDGRSEPVRK